CCTCCCCGCCACCAGCGGCCGCACGTAGCGCCTGCTCGACAGCACTCGGCTGCGGGGCAGGCGCTGGCGTCGACGCTGGGCTCGGCGCTGGTGCGGGAGGCCGGCACCCGGAAAGTCCGGCTAGCAGAACGAATGCTGCGAAACGCGGAACCTTCATGGGCGCGGGCTGTCGATAGGTGAGCAATGTGCCGCGGGGATGCTCCCGACCCGAACCCCGGCGGCCCCGATACCTGGTACTCGGTACTTGGTAGTGCCGTCCTGCCCTTCACGCCGCGCGCCCCCGCCCGCGGCCGCCGACCCTTCCCCCGCGCGGGTCCACGCGCACCCGGCGTTTCCGGCCGCGGCGCCGCTTCCATCCATCCAGCGACACGACCTTTTCGTCCTCGCCCTCCTCGGCGTCCGAAACGGGCCCCGCGCCGGGGCGGGCGCGGCGGGGCTCGGCCGTGCGGTGGGCGCGGTGGCGCTCGCGCTCCAGCTCGCGAAGCACCTGCTCGGCGGGCGCGTCCCACACCAGCGACAGGGTGCCGATCAGCGTGGCCATTCCCCGCCCCAGCGTGGCCGCGTGCCGCCCCGCGTCCATGCCCATGGACACGGGGAGCAGGCAGCTGGGCGCGGCCACGGCGTGCCGGTCGCGCGCCCGTTCGATGCGCACCGCCGCCGCGGTAACGATGCGCCGTGCCGCGTAGCGCCGCCGGTGCAGCCGCCGCCCCGCGCACAGCCGACGCACCTGCGTGCGCCACGGCTCGCCGCCCGCCGAGCTTTCGGCCAGCAGCCACACGGCGGCATACACCTCGGCAAAGACGCGCACGTCGATCTGCCGCACGGTGTCGGGAGAAAGCGTAGAGAGGTATTCCAGGAAAGCCAGGATGCGCCCGGGACGGGCGAGGAGGAAGAGGACGACTTCCTGGCAGCCCCGCCGGTGGTTGCAGTCGGCGCAGGCGGGAACGATGATGCGGGCGTCTTTTCTTCGGCCGCCGCGGGCCTGGGGGATCACGTGCTCTCGGGTGAGGGGCCGGTCCGGGGCCGCGGGGGCCCGGCAGTACACACACCTTCCGTTTCTGATGCGGTGCTCCAGCTCGCGCCGAAGGGAGCCGCCCGATCCGTGTCCTCGCACTTACGCTCCCGGTCACAGGAGTTTCGGCGGACGCTGCCGCCGGGTGCGGCCCGCCGCGCCGCCGAGCGAAACGGCGCGGGGGAAGGTCTTGGTGGTGCCGGATGAAGCCAGTTCGATGCCAGCGATGGCGTGCCCGCGTAACAGCCGGGCGGCCAGCCCGTCTCACTACTACCGCGGCGCGGCTCCGGATGTTTCAGGGGGTGCCCGAATGGAGAGCGCGGCGCCACGGGTGGGGGTCGTGCAGGGGGGATGCACCCGCCGCCCACTATATGTAGTGCGATGGTCCGCTCCGCACCAGAGTCTTGTGCGCGAGCGGCGGGGGAGGGCGTCTACGGCGTGATTTCGTCCCCGTCCGTCTCCGCGTCCGCGGCTGACGGTGGCAGCACCATGGCGGTCGTTACCCGCCCGTCGGCGGCGCGCACCTCCACCAGGGGGTGGCGGATCGGCTCGACGGTGCCGTCCGGATGGTACGCCATTCCGCCGCCGCGCGGAACACCGAATCCCACGGCCAGCCCGTCGTGGGCCAGCACCGCCGCGCGCAGCTCCGCCCAGTCGTCTTCCTCGGCGTGCGCGCCCACCAGGAACGGCACCAGCCCCCAGGTGGCGAACAGCTGCGCCGTGCTCCCCTCGGGCCACCCCGCCATCCCCAGTTGCACCGCACCCGCCGACACGCCCACCAGCACGGCGCCCTCCTGGTGCCGCTGGGCAATGGCTTCGCGTACGCCGCTCCGCTCGAACGCCGTCCATCCACGCTGCACGTCGCCCCCCGCCAGCAGCACCAGCGCGGCGGAGCGCAGGAAGGCCATGTCGTCGCCCGACGGCACGGCGGGGATCATCCGGCACTCCGCCCCGGTGCCGGCCATGGCGGCCTCGAACAGCTGGAAGTACTCGGGCTGGTCGCCGTTGCTGGCTCCCAGGTACGCCGCGCGAAAGACGCCGCCCCCCGCGAGCAGCGCCAGGCGCTGCACGAAGGGGGCGCCGGCGTCGTCCCAGAACAGCAGCTGGCTGTCGGCCAGCAGGAACAGCGGCCGGGTGGACGTCTGGGATTCCGCCGGCTCATCGCCCACGAAGGGAACGTGCCCGAGGTGGATGCGCGGGTCCGTCACCGCAGGACGTTCACGAAAAAGGTGATCACCAGCGCGTTGGTGAAGTCGATGAAGAAGGCGCCCACCATCGGCACCACGAGGAACGCGCGGGGCGCCGGGCCGAACTTTTCCACCAGGGCGCGCATGTTGGCCATGGCGTTGGCCGTGGTCCCCAGCATGAAGCCCACGAACCCGCCGCCCATCACCGCGGCTTCGTAGTCGCGCCCCATCAGGCGGAAGATGGGCCACACGATGGCGGCGATCAGCGCCACCTGCGCGGCCAAAATCACCAGCATCGGCAGGGCCAGGTTGGCGATCTCCCACAGCTTCAGGGTCATCAGCGCCATGACGATGAACAGCGCCAGCGCCACGTTGCCCACGTCGTCGATCACCCGCTGCGACACCTTGATGCGGCCGGTGACGTCGTCCAGGTTGCGGATGACCGCCGCCACCAGCATGGCGCCGATGTAGGCGGGGAGCTTGATGCCCACCGAGGTGAACCACGCGCTCAGGTATCCGCCCAGCCACATGGCGACCAGCACCAGCACCACGGACTGCAGCAGGACGAACGATTCCTCGTCTTCGCCCGCGGGGGTGGCCGCGGGCTGGTCGTCGAGCTGCTCCTCCACGATCTGCGTGGCCACGGGCGTGTCCATCTCCGTGACCTCGCCCTTGGCGCGGCGCAGGCCGTTGCGCTCGATCAGCCGGGTGGCGATGGGCGCGCCGATCACCCCGCCCGCCACGATGCCCACCATCGCCGACGCGACCGCCACCGTGGCGGCGGCGGGCACGCCGGCCTCCTCGAAGAGCGGGGCGAAGGCCAGCCCCGTGGCCGGCCCGCCGGTGAGCGTCACCGAGCCCGTCAGCACGCCGAAGAGCGGGTGAAGCCCCATGGCCGTCGCCAGCCCCGCACCCAGCAGGTTCTGCACGACCGCGAACGCCGTGGCCACGCCGAAGAAGATCAGCACCTGCGGGCCGCCCACCTTGAGCAGGCGCAGGCTGGCCGCGAAGCCGATGCTGGTGAAGAACGCCACCATCAGCGGGCTTTGCAGGGTGGTGTCGAACTCGAAGGGCGTCTGCCCGGCGGAGCGCGCCCACACCATCAGCACGGCCACGATCAGCCCGCCGATCACCGGCGCGGGGATGTTGTGGCGCGCCAGCGGGCGAACCAGCCTGCGGACGCCGTAGCCCAGGAAGAGGACGACGCCGGCGAAGGCCAGGGTCTGGATCAGGTCGAGCTTCATCGGTCAGCCAGCCTGGAGGGAGAAGGGGGTGAAGTCGGTGTCGCTGTCGAACCAGTCCTCGTGCTCGGCCCGCTTGAGCGCGGCCACCACCCGGTAGGTCATGGGGAGGGCGATCACCTCCCACAGCACCTTGAGGACGTAGTTGGTGCCCATCACCACCAGCACGTCGCGGGTGGCCCACACGCCCAGGAACGCCACGGGATAGAAGATCAGCGAATCGACTCCCGCGCCCACCGCGGTCGAACCGATGGCGCGGCTCCACAGGTGGCGGCCGCCGGTGGCCAGCTTCATCTTGGCGAGCGCGAACGAGTTGGTGAACTCGCCGGCCCAGAACGCCGCCAGCGAGGCAAGGACGATGCGCGGCGTGAGCGAGAACACCGACTCCAGCGCCTCCTGCCCCGCGTAGCCGGGCGCCGGGGGCAGGCGGAGGACGACGACGCTCATCAGGCTCGCGAACGCCAGCGCCGCGAACCCCGTCCACACCACGCGGCGGGCGCGGGCGTAGCCGTACACTTCCGTCAGGATGTCGCCGAACAGGTACGAGAGCGGAAAGAAGAGGATTCCCGCCCCGAAGGTGAATCCCCACAGCGTGCAGATCTTGGCGGGGCCGATGAGGTTGGCCGTCAGCAGCACGGCCACGAAGGCGCCGGTGAT
This window of the Longimicrobium sp. genome carries:
- a CDS encoding queuosine precursor transporter, which gives rise to MQPAASIPANRQYKYYDLITGAFVAVLLTANLIGPAKICTLWGFTFGAGILFFPLSYLFGDILTEVYGYARARRVVWTGFAALAFASLMSVVVLRLPPAPGYAGQEALESVFSLTPRIVLASLAAFWAGEFTNSFALAKMKLATGGRHLWSRAIGSTAVGAGVDSLIFYPVAFLGVWATRDVLVVMGTNYVLKVLWEVIALPMTYRVVAALKRAEHEDWFDSDTDFTPFSLQAG
- the gltS gene encoding sodium/glutamate symporter; translation: MKLDLIQTLAFAGVVLFLGYGVRRLVRPLARHNIPAPVIGGLIVAVLMVWARSAGQTPFEFDTTLQSPLMVAFFTSIGFAASLRLLKVGGPQVLIFFGVATAFAVVQNLLGAGLATAMGLHPLFGVLTGSVTLTGGPATGLAFAPLFEEAGVPAAATVAVASAMVGIVAGGVIGAPIATRLIERNGLRRAKGEVTEMDTPVATQIVEEQLDDQPAATPAGEDEESFVLLQSVVLVLVAMWLGGYLSAWFTSVGIKLPAYIGAMLVAAVIRNLDDVTGRIKVSQRVIDDVGNVALALFIVMALMTLKLWEIANLALPMLVILAAQVALIAAIVWPIFRLMGRDYEAAVMGGGFVGFMLGTTANAMANMRALVEKFGPAPRAFLVVPMVGAFFIDFTNALVITFFVNVLR
- a CDS encoding Type 1 glutamine amidotransferase-like domain-containing protein, whose amino-acid sequence is MTDPRIHLGHVPFVGDEPAESQTSTRPLFLLADSQLLFWDDAGAPFVQRLALLAGGGVFRAAYLGASNGDQPEYFQLFEAAMAGTGAECRMIPAVPSGDDMAFLRSAALVLLAGGDVQRGWTAFERSGVREAIAQRHQEGAVLVGVSAGAVQLGMAGWPEGSTAQLFATWGLVPFLVGAHAEEDDWAELRAAVLAHDGLAVGFGVPRGGGMAYHPDGTVEPIRHPLVEVRAADGRVTTAMVLPPSAADAETDGDEITP
- a CDS encoding HNH endonuclease produces the protein MRGHGSGGSLRRELEHRIRNGRCVYCRAPAAPDRPLTREHVIPQARGGRRKDARIIVPACADCNHRRGCQEVVLFLLARPGRILAFLEYLSTLSPDTVRQIDVRVFAEVYAAVWLLAESSAGGEPWRTQVRRLCAGRRLHRRRYAARRIVTAAAVRIERARDRHAVAAPSCLLPVSMGMDAGRHAATLGRGMATLIGTLSLVWDAPAEQVLRELERERHRAHRTAEPRRARPGAGPVSDAEEGEDEKVVSLDGWKRRRGRKRRVRVDPRGGRVGGRGRGRAA